The following proteins come from a genomic window of Platichthys flesus chromosome 1, fPlaFle2.1, whole genome shotgun sequence:
- the LOC133952190 gene encoding circadian-associated transcriptional repressor-like — MSTSDSDYSIDWLASDEEDYDNRSSPQDGAEQVSPSSSSSSSGEPPAAAAHSVSSDCKDGGSPSLSPLQGFTSVPPQQPLPVESRGSNRKRTLNASLNALCEEPQEDSGEELFSLKCSQLQSYVPPLSSILRSLRSGRYSERLSTFQESIAVDRIQRILGVLQNPHMGGRFLSIVLKIEEMLQSWFPHIKSNPQTDDSSSAEKQKHHHHSASPPPPPAPPPPPPPAPCSSDVEPTASFSSFSSFSSFSSFSSSHLTCLHSSPVCSVKPLESTLGPRAPPCSQEVTQVNAVSSSTDSLTGPRRRSCTPPRLSQGAPPFKISSPCLERLLQAKDSIIAPRTVGDGGWLS; from the exons ATGTCCACCTCAGACTCGGATTACTCCATCGACTGGCTCGCCAGCGACGAGGAGGACTACGACAACAGGTCCAGTCCTCAGGACGGAGCGGagcaggtgtctccatcgtcttcttcatcttcgTCAGGAGAACCTCCGGCTGCAGCCGCTCACAGCGTCTCCTCGGACTGTAAAGATGGAGGTTCTCCGTCACTCAGTCCACTTCAGGGATTCACTTCAGTTCCTCCGCAGCAGCCACTTCCTGTGGAGTCACGTGGttcaaacaggaagaggacaCTCAACGCCAGTTTGAACGCACTCTGTGAAGAACCTCAAGAAGACTCTGGAGAGGAACTCTTCTCCCTCAAG TGTTCCCAGCTGCAGAGCTACGTCCCTCCTCTGTCGTCCATCCTGCGCAGCCTGAGGTCCGGACGCTACTCTGAAC GTCTCAGCACTTTTCAAGAGAGCATCGCTGTGGACCGGATCCAGAGGATCCTGGGGGTCCTGCAGAATCCACACATGGG TGGACGCTTCCTCAGCATCGTACTGAAAATAGAAGAAATGCTTCAGAGCTGGTTTCCTCATATTAAATCAAATCCTCAGACGGACGACAGCTCGTCGGCCGAGAAGCAGAAG catcatcatcacagtgcctcccctcctcctcctcctgctcctcctcctcctcctcctcctgctccctgctcctcagACGTGGAGCCGAcagcctccttctcctccttctcttccttctcctccttctcctccttctcctcctctcacctcacaTGTCTTCACTCGTCTCCCGTCTGCTCTGTGAAACCTCTGGAGTCGACGCTCGGCCCTCGGGCCCCCCCCTGCAGCCAGGAGGTGACCCAGGTCAACGCCGTCTCCTCCAGCACCGACTCGCTCACCGGGCCCCGGCGCCGCTCCTGCACTCCCCCTCGTCTGAGCCAGGGGGCGCCGCCCTTCAAGATCAGCTCTCCTTGTCTGGAGCGCCTCCTGCAGGCGAAGGACAGCATCATCGCTCCCAGGACTGTGGGAGATGGAGGCTGGTTGTCTTAG